Genomic window (Juglans microcarpa x Juglans regia isolate MS1-56 chromosome 2S, Jm3101_v1.0, whole genome shotgun sequence):
ATTGATTATCACCAACGTCGAGCGCGCGATCgacatgatcatatataattcGTTGCAAAAGCCCTACGCTCGCTCTGTTGCAGTGATGAGAAAATGACCTTACATATGTATatcatagatttaaaaaatggtCAGGAGAGGTTGTAGTTATGTATTGGATTAAATATGGCagaagatgagttgtgaattaTAAGATCCTATATCTATATGGCCGGTGTCAGTACTATATATGGAAAATAAGACTAGCTAGTAATGACCGGAAATTCTAATGATAAAATTTAGGTAGAACTTTACATGAAGACGATAGCTGGCTAGCTTACTGGGGTTGGTTATAGATTTTCGATATATCGTTCTCTCATCAGCATTTAGATCTACAATAAccttttgtgtgtgtgtttttctttctttctaaagATGGAACCGACAGGTTTAAGGGGCAGGTTTGACTGTGAGATACACAGATGATCAAGTTGATCAGTGAATTgagatatatattaattttcgtTTATGTGATGATAAACATACCGCGCGCGTGCATGCAGCATGGTTCAAGTTGAATATTCattctttcaaaataaaaaaaaaaagttgaatattcaCAGGTTATTATATAAGCTGCAACGTCGGGACCGGGAGTGTAAATGAAGACCTTGTACTGCCCAtgataaattaaagattttGTACAAGTTTTCCCGAATCACATCACATGGGGGGAATTAATTAGCATTAGCTAATTAAGTTAGCATAAGTTAATTGGTAGGCATAAGTTAGCATTAGCTAGGAATTAATTAATGTCATgatcagcatatatatatatatatatatatataaggccgTATCATGCAGTCTACGCATCAGCTTGGCTGgaattagtaattaattaagctaATTCCGcctatgatcatatatattcatcatcatgtATACCAGCATTAAACGATCGTGGCCTTTTGTGATTAGGTAGTGTAGCTTCGAATCCGACAGTGGCTGCCAGCTTGATCTGTCCCTTATTTTCATTCACTAGTTGTCTCAGCCGGTTTCTATTACATGATGATTGAtgattagatttatttatttttcccgaGAAAGTTTATCTCGCATGCGAAGGAGATGATCGTTACAACTTTACATTTACTTCAACATTTAAATTTAGGATAATGATACATTTATACCTCCTTTACtactgggtttttttttttttttttttcaatttttttcttttgctccttgaatttggattaaaaatatCAGAATATGATCTTTTTACATAATCTAAAAGAAAGTAAATTCAATCAATTAacgtaatcatataatttaattaaaaataaattcaattttataaaaattaatcttcttttactctttgagttaatttttataaaattaaatttattttgaattaatttacatgattatattggttgattgaatttatttttatctagatTATGTAAAAAGatcatattctaaaatttttaattcaaattctaatagcaaaagaaaaaaaataactaaattgtAAAACAGTAATAAAAGAAGTGTAAATATAACATCATCCTTGATtctaaaacaatatttaaaaagttggCAATTAGGTTTACGCCTTACGGTCAGCGAGCAGGGAAAATAATGGATTAATAATATTGGTGATCGATAATGCGCATGGCAGCATGGTCAAGTCTACCTTAAATCTAGAAAGTGCAACAAACTTAAATCTAGATAGTCCCAAACCTAGCTACCAGCTTGACTCAACCCCGTCCAACATTTTCATCACGCTTCCGGCGGACTGCATGCTATCATCGGCCGCGTCATTAATTATATTAGAGAAGTACTGTtagatataagaaaattacataaaaataaatttataaattaatatggtttaatatgatctattagatctattttataataatattaattttataatttaacgtattacattaatcaaatcacattagtttataaatttatttttatatcattattttttaatatattttttattatattataataccACTTTTCCCGATGGCCGCTCCTGATCTCCGTCTCGTACGCACCTGCTTGTAAGAGGATTTGTGTTGGCTAGTGAGAATTAGATTTTAACAAAAAGGTTCAATTATCAATCATTTCTGGCTTAAGTTTTGATTATTTCGCTAGTCATCGATATTTTTCGTGGCAAGATATTAATTGAAACTCATCCAAAAGCAGTACGCCGTCAGATCAATTCACCGGCCGGGGcgactatatatatagccttGACTTGATCTTTGAATAAATGATCAAAACAATAGCCACCAAAAGTGCCGGCCACTCACAGTGACCCCTGTGATCAATTAATTCAAGTCATAAGATTTTTAGTACCAGTGGtagtaatagtactatatatatatatatatatatatatagagtaatgctagatataagtatcaaatagacaaatctcatacaagccttttataaaataatggatctcactaataaataataatttttttttacactttttttaagtggggtttatttttttacaaaagtttgtatagaacttgtctatttaaaatttatataaatcatttctcatatatatatatatatatatatatatatatatatatatatatatatatatatatatatatatataaacacgcACACATTGAGCTTGACAGGATGATCTCTTAATCTTATAAATCGCTGCACCGGCTAGCTGTTTCCACCCATGCAATGATCATGCATGTTGATTCAATCTGCATTTCCAGCCATTGCGAAGAAAGCTGAGActggtaatatttttttaaggttaGTATGATTTGTTTTCGCTGATAAGATGAAaggagttgaaataaaagttaaaaattaaataatatactattataatattttttttgttttaaaattttaaaaagttgaattatttattttattttatatgagaatatgaaaaaattataataattaaataagataatatgagatgagttgagaagttgtaattattagttctcgtttattttattacttattattttttgatccattattttaaaagtaatattgttACATAGATACAATAATAAAGTATCTGAGCgtcgcgtaattattttaaaaaaaaaacagaatttattattaaaaaattaattttttttatatatatctagtatttatttactagttttaaaaagatatttatgcGACACTTACCATTTTAAGATTACAAattatatcatttctcttattttaatacGTAATATTACAAGTGAAAATGACATGCATTGCCATCCATACTTACGGCAAGCAGTAAGAGGTACCGTTGATAACAGTGAAGTACTATCCTCTTCAACCGTAGGACTGTACGACCCACCTAATTCAAGCCAAAACCACCGGTCCAAGTCAACAACCTTCCCCCATCCCCACTTCCTCATCACAACTATATCTACGCCCATACCTTGCAAGTTCTTGGCccgtctccctctctctctctctcggcctGCATTAATTTCTTGGAGTTTCCGAAAAGACTAGGGATCGAGATAATTGAAGACGGATCGAAGACAACACACTAGTCCAATGAGAAAACCTTGCTCTAACAAAGAAGGCACCAACAACAAAGGTGCTTGGTCCAAGCAAGAAGACCAAAAGCTTATCGACTACATCCGAACCCACGGCGAAGGCAGTTGGAGTTCCCTCCCAAAGGCTGCAGGTAATTTGCCattgaaaatttattataataactACCTTGGTGGTCGATCATGttcatgaatttcttttgaTTTGGTGGGAAATTAAGATCGATCGATGGAACAGCTTCTTCTTAActctttcttaatttctttgattttttaatcacctaattaattaacttgTTTATTCTCGTGGACTAGGGTTGGATCGTTGTGGTAAAAGTTGCAGGCTGAGATGGATAAATTATCTGAGACCAGATATCAAACATGGCAACTTTGGTCAAGATGAAGAGGACCTCATCATCAAGCTCCATGCCCTCCTAGGCAATCGGTACATATCTACTGATCGAATAATATCTCAGCTTTTCTTTGACATACATGCATCAATGAACTTGATCGaagatatacatacatacagcttgtgtatatatatgcatctgCGTTCGCACGCGTCATGTAAGTCATTTTCTAACAAATggtcgtacgtacgtacgtgtgaCTGTTAGGTGGTCGCTAATAGCAGGAAGATTACCTGGGCGGACAGACAACGAAGTAAAGAACTATTGGAACTCTCACATCCGGAGAAAGCTAATAAGCATGGGAATTGATCCAAATAACCATAGGCTAAACCAGCAGATCATTAATCCTCCTCGCCCTCAACCCAAGTGCGTCAAGGTTGTTTCGGTAGCTGCGACAACGTCTTTAGTATCCTCTGAGTCAACGAATTATGATCATGACAGTAAGCCGCCGCCGCTCAAATCCATCGGCAATGCCGATCATAGGGTTTCTGACGGTAGTGCCAGTAGTAGTGTTGATCAAGACGAGATGCCAGCTGCTAATTCCTTGGCCTTGAATCTGGATCTCACAATTGCCTTTCGGCCTTCTCCCGTTACCCAGCTCGTGCAAGAGAAGCGGCAAAGTTCCATCTCCATGAGTACGAAGCAAGTAGAAAGGGAACCCGTTCTGGTCCCTACGCTCCTCCTTTTTTAGATATAACATGATATtgcaatttatatttatagattGAACATATCATATTGTTCTAATTAATGCTTGCAGGTCCGGGAATCGGATCGAGAAAGAATTTTTCAGTTGATAATTTCAGTTTGTATATGTATAggttgacaaaaaaaaaaaaaaaaaagcatcaagCCATGCGAGGTGAAGAGTTCCAATTAACAGGGATTTGATAGTTACAAATAGCTTTTATAGTTACAATTAATGCAGGGATTTGATTAAGCTCTCTGACGAATTAAAAGGTCATAGGCCAgtgaattcaaataaaaaaataaaatgggcttcgtataattcattattatctacaaatatttttccaatagtattgaatatttaataaatattataaaatacaaagCGTCTCTTTATATATTGTTGATAGATTCTAAATACTCACTGTATTCTCATTCTACCTTTATTTCACTAGAATAAGGCAGTATTGTCCatcaatttcttattttttcttttaaaacaaagtAAAGGATGATTCAAGCGTGATAAAATTGTCAGATTTGATGTGATAGAGTAAAAGTGAGATGAGAGCATAATGCTTGATACCACTGCTctacattgtttttttttttcttttcaactcaaaatcctcaaattcgaataaaaatttcaaaacatagaaaaaaaatgaaaaggataaTTAATCTACtcaagacatatatatagtacattgGAAATAATTTTTCCCCCCCAAAATGGCTTCCAAGGCCAACTGCGGTTCCTGCGTGAATTAATGGCATACATGAGCTTCATTATTGGAAGTAGTTAAGACTACTGTACCAGAGCCTTTTGGAGGAAGGAAGAGCATTAGTATTAGTTTCATTAgaatcatctttaaaatttagttaaaagtgtatattttttataaattcaaaaccattCAACTATTCAAGCTATAATTCCATATtggattaatcaaaataataatatatttttatttttttaataataatatttataactttttttcatattttacaattacattaactatatgttaattaataatttaatttttacttaaattattttttccaactaatttttttctcaacatattttacaaatacactaaCCATGGGtttgatattttagaataaaatatcacttttgaaaatgaacaatacatcttcaaatatgaagaaacaaccctgtttggattcaaaaaatgttttatctcatctcattattacaattttctcaaattcctacacaaaatataataagcaattcaactttttcaaatttcaattcaaaattttcaaatcctaaaacaatatataataatattaaaaaaataatattttaacaatatttttttcaattttcatatttcatctaaaatcatctcatctcatctatgaatCCAAACCAACCTAAAATATTGTAGCTCATATTTGAAATTACTAGCATTTGATTACTTTAATGAAGAtgattctatttctatttctttaaattttgaagatgaaatagCCAGTGCTCTTTGATAAAAGGgaaatcgagagagagaaaccAAGAGAGAATTCTGGAATACCTCATtacattaaaaagaataatatttacagAGTATTTATATTGGAATAGAAAATGAACTAAAGAGCACTCTAGCTTACAGTGCACGTGATTGTAGTTAAgtgagaattaaaaattaatacaatatatactaatagccCCCCTCAAGTTGGATTGTGAAGATTAAGAACACCCAGCTTGCACAAAAGACTACAAAATCTATCGGAACCTAAAGGTTTAGTAAAGAAATCTACTAATTGATGTTcagaagaaatataaaaagttaCAAGATCTTTATTTTTAACCAAATCTCTAACTAGATGGCAGTCTATTTCAATGTGCGTAGTTATTTCATGAAAAACTGGATTAACAGCAATGTGAAGTGCTACTTGGCTGTCATAATAGAGAACTGGTGCTGATGAAAAATTAATCCCAAAGTCAATGAAAATAGATAGGAGCCACTTGATTTCACAGTAGGTAGAGGCCATAGAGCGATACTCAGCCTTTGTAGAAGATCGTGAAATAGTAACTTGCTTTTTGGATTTCCAGGAGATTAAAGAATCTccaaaaaagatacaaaaactAGTAATTGAGCGTTTGGAATCTTGATAGGTGGCCCAATCAGAGTCACAGAAACCCTTCAACTGCAAGGAAGAGTTGCTGTGGAAGAATAAACTTTGTCCTGTAGTAGCCTTGATATATCTCACAACTCGAACCATTACATCATAATGTGACTGACGGGGCTGATCCATGAATTGACTCAATGTGGCAACAGAAAAAGATAAGTCAGGTTTAGTAAGAGTTAAATAAAGAAGACGACCAATTAATCGTCTATAAGAAGCTGGATTATCAAGTAAAATACCTCCAGAATCAGTTTTAGAAAGTCTTAGATTTTGATCCATTGGACTGCCAGCAGGCTTGACTATTAATAAACcagcataaaaaacaaaatcaagtgCGTACTTTCTCTGAGAAAGAGATATGCCTTTAGTGGATCATGCAACTTCCAGTccctaaaaatatttcaaaggacCAAGATCTTTTAACTTGAAATGCAAATTGAGAAAGTGCTTAAGGGCAATAACAGATGGAGAATGAATAGAAGCAATGACAATATTGTTGACATATTCCAACAAAACCATAAAAGATGCACCAGAACATTTGgtaaataaagaataatcaGATTTTGATTGAATGAAACCATAAGCAATTACTGTGGATGAGAATTTAGATAACCATTGACTAgaggcttgtttcaagccatataGAGATTTGAGCAATTTACAAACCCGAGTATCTCCAGATTTAGAAAAACCTAGAGGAAGCTTCATATACACTTCTTTATCCAAATGGCCATGAAGGAATGCATTATGGACATCCAATTGATGCAATTCCCAGTTATTAATAGCAGCTAAGGCAAGAAAACAGCGAACAATAGTTAGTTTTGCAACAAGTgaaaaagtatcaaaataatcaatatcTTCGCGTTGAGTGTATCCCTTTGCAACCAACCCAGCCTTATACCTTTCTAAAGTGCCATCAGATTTCAACTTACATttataaacccatttacaaccaaatTGGTTGCTTCCCAGGGGGTATTTCAGTGAGGATCcaggttttattttcttcaagagCAATAATCTCAATTGCCATTGCATCCCTTTAATGAGGGTATGATATGGCTTGATGGAAGAATTGGGGTTCATAAAGGGAATCAACAGAAGCACAAAAGTATTGATAGGAGGGTGAAAAATTAGAATATgacaaataagaagaaatagGATAAAGAATACCTGATGAAGAAGAACCATCAACCAGAGGAGATGGAGTAATTATTGCATTTGAGAGCAAGGAACAATGGTAATGCTGCAAATAATCAGGTGTCTTTCTATTTCGTGTAGATCTTCTAAGAGGTACTGGTGGTATGGTGGTTTGGGTGGAATCATGAGAGGGGGAAGAAGAAAGTGGAATATGAGAGGAATGAGGGGATTTAGAAGGTAAGGAACATGAAAGTGAAACATCGGAAAGAGGAATGGGTTAAACAAGATctaatgaaggaaaaatattcTGTGTGTCAAAAGTCAGGTGATGATATGgagaatttgatttaaaaggaaaaatatgttcatgaAATATGACGTCTCAAGAAACAAGAATTTTATAAGTATGAAGGTTGTAAAGTTTGTATCCTTTGATGCTAGTAGGATATCCAAGAAAGACACAAACTTGAGCTCGAGCAGAAAATTTATGGGATAGAGAAGTACCAAGGGAAGAAGCATAATAGAGGCAACCAAAAGTTTTAAGGTGAGTATACTGAGGTTTAACAGAAAAAAGTACTTCATATGGTGATTTGTTATTTAAAGCAGGGGTATGTATTCTATTAATAAGGTAGACAACAGTGAGGATGCAATCACTTCaaaaatgtaaagaaatatTTGATTGAAAACGAAGAGATCTACCAAAATTAAGAatatgttgatgttttctttcaacaataatattttgttgAGGAGCGTATACACaactagagaaaaaaattttcatatcaaattcTAAACCATTACCAATATAGACGGATTTGATTCTACAATTAAATTGAGTCaccacaaaagtaaaaaaagattgtaaatatgattgtgtttcaaatttaaattttagcaaATAGATCCAAGTACAACGACTGTAATCATTgacaatagtaaaaaaaaaaaaaaattgaaaccatcATATGAAATAACTGAAAAAGGTCCCCAGATATCACAATGAATGTATTCAAAAAGAGAACTAGTAGTAGAAGAACTCAAGGGAAAAGAAAGTCGTTTCTGTTTAGCAAGTGGACAGACATCACAATGAGTATTATTTGTAGAGCAAGGTATATCAAAAGCTAGGGTATGCAATCCAGAGTTAGAAATATGTCTCAAACGACAATGCCAAAGATAATAATTGTTTTTGACAACATTACAGTGAGAAAATGTATTTGAATTACAAGAAACAGAACTGTTGAAAATATGCAGCAATGATATAAATCTTGAGAAATTTTAGCTACTCCAATTGTCTTCCAATTGAAGAGGTCCTGCATGTAGTAAAAATCatgtaagaaaataagaaaacaagatAATTGAGAAGTTAGTTTGCTAACAGAGACAAGATTAAAGGTAAATATAAGAACATAAAGAACATCAACTAACACTAAAGAATCAGAGAGTCTAATCGTTCCTTTGTGTGTGACTTGAGTGTAAGAACCACTAAGTAATTTCATAGAGATGTTAACAGGAATTGGTGGTgatgtaaaaaaatgaaagagaactAATCATATGATCACTTGCCCAAAATTAAGAATCCAAGATTGTGAACCAACAACAAAGAATGTTGAAGATATACCTGAAAAGGGTTGTGCAGAGGTTGATGGTGCAGTGGAGCTAGTAACAATAGAAAGTATTGTACCTACTTGATTCACAGATGAAATATTAGTTTGAGGTTGAAGAAAATTAATGAGTTGTTGACATTGCTcgggagaaaaaggaaaatgtggAACCTAACCAAATCAGGAACAGATTGGTTAGCAATAGTCGGATTGGCAGTGGCCTGATTAGGGTTTCGATACTTTGCTCTATATCTTGGTGGATAACCATGGATCTTATAGCATTTGTCAATGGTATGACTTGAGAGGCCACAATGAGTACAGTAAGGGCGATCTTTACGAGGAGCCAATGGCTTACCAATCTTGGATCCAACCACAGAGCCTTTGACTAGAATCGCGATTAGTCAACCTAGCAATAGCCTTATTAGAAGATAAAGAATTAGATGAAATTTCTCGCTGCTTTTCCTCTTGAAGGATAAGCGAGAACACTTTGTTAATCAGAGGAAGGATCAGAGAGCAAAATTTGACTACAGAGATGTGCATAAGACTCATTAAGTCCCATTAAAAATTGCACGACATAGTCCCCTTGTTGATATTCAACAATCTTTTTGATAGCTCCATAAGAACAAAGAGGCATAGGGCGAAAATGAataatttcttcccaaaaactTTTCAATAGTGTAAAATAAGAACTTACAAATGCATAAGCTTGAAGCAAATAGGCAATAGCCTTCCTGATCTGGAAAATGCGAGGTTGATTGCTCTGTGCAAACCGTTTCTTTAAGTCGTTCCACATCTCTTCAGGATAATTGATGTAAAGAACAAAAGGATGTGATTTCTTTGGACAAACCATGAAGCAACTAAGAAAGAACAACATTATTGCACTAAATCCAAGCGTGATACATAGGATCACTCTCAAAAGGTGTGGGCAAAACACCATCAACAAAATAGAGTTTATTTTTGGCAATAAGGGTCATGGACATGGATCGGTTCTATATGAGAAAATTATCACCAGTGAGGGGTTGGGAGACGAGCACCACGCTGGGGTGATCTCGATTCTGAAGATAGTATGAATTCGAATAATCCACAGAAAGGGAAGGAGCAGAAGGGGAGGACGAAAAGGAGGAGGGGGAGCAGGAGGTGGTTCTATAGTTGGAGTGGTCATGACGATGCTTCAATGGGCTAGGGTTAAGGTTTCATCGCAACTGATACCATGATAAGAgggaaattgagagagagagaaaccaagAGAGAATTTTGGAATACCTCATtacattaaaaagaataatatttatagagTATTTATATTGGAATagaaaatgaactaaaaagCACTCTAGCTTACAGCGTGCGTGTGTGTAGGTAAgtgagaattaaaaattaatacaatatatactaatactctTGCTGTCAAATTAGCTACTCGGAGCACGATTTCCAGTCATGGTAAATTGTAATAGTATGGGCCATCACTACAAAGCAATAAAATCTTTGAAATTTGTGAAGAGTTTATGAACAAGACAGTACTACCGTGAAAAAACGATGATCGAGAAAGTAAAAGTAAATGCAAGGAGATCAGGGtataaaattaacttaattcGGTAACATGTCTGTATCTATAAAGTTGTAGcagattttattgttttgaagattaattacaaaatatattttagggCAAAATTTACTATTGAGAATCTTCAGATGACCTATATTATTCATTAAGTACATATCTATAGTATCACAtgataaaaatcttaatttttacttttttagttATTCGCTTGAACATAGTGTCAGCACGTCTCAAAAGAACTCTTTGTCCGACATTCACCCGAGTGAACTCTTTGTCTGAGTTTCACTCGAGCTACCTGTTGTGTAAACATTGAGCAAACTTTCTACCCGACGCCTCCTCTaatctcaaataattattaaGCAATCCAATATATAATAGTTATTTTACAAGCCAATAATAGTTATTttgaatctaaaaaattaagccaaatttttaataaaattttatcattttatatttaaatattattatcatttataaattcAAGCATTAATGGCTATATCGAGCCGCCCTGCAGATAGATTAACGTTAAACCATAGTACCCCACTTTCTTGGCCAAGACGTACGTACTGATCAACagcttacatatatatatatatatatatatatatatatatatatatgtatataattagTTAGGAAGATGATTTAGTGTGAACAAGGGATCAAACTCCTGATTCAGTTTGTTAATAAttgcttattaaaaaactaaatctTGTACTGCGCATTTGTGCCTCATCTGATACTCAAGTAAGATTGCCAAGTTAAAAGCATGTTTCCTTTGATTTTTCCTGTTTAGAATTTAAGTGTTTTTCCAGCTCCgtcctattaattaaatatgtagtagGTGCCACTTCGTATTACGTTGTACTTCCTATTTAACTCTCAGTAAACAGATTATCTTAAACATTTTTTCGTGTTTATTCTGTTTGTGTTTATTTTCCTAAATAATTATGTTGTATTGACTTCTCCACATTTCATGCCATAGAGATTCCGTGAGTTCCAAGCACCTCCAAAACATAACTTGGGAGTTCTGCTAGTATGTATTTCTGGAGAACCTTTGTTGTTTATACGCTTTAATTTTTTGAGATCCTGTTACACCAGATTCCATTATCCTATCTTcgcaataatttttttcttcaacttgtGATTTATATGATGTATTGGCTTCAGGATAGATTCACTCGAACCAAACAATGGGTTTGAGAATTGCATAGACAAGGTGAGGTCATTAAAACTACTCTCAACATTTCTGAAGTAATTCACTCTTGACATTAAAATCCTTTTGGATGATCTCAGACTCACCATGTCTTTTTGACTCAGAATATTACAAATTCTtagattatataatttgatagttAACTTGAGAGTGGACTGATGATTACATGTTGTAATCACAAGTATGTGGCATACTATGTCTTATTCCTCGTTTAGAAAAAGcttcaaatttaatattttacaaaactaatattttcagcTTTTTTCTAGGGTGCTTAGAAAGAAATATATCCTTCCATAGATCTAATAACATATGGATGGATAACATTCGCAACTGCCCTTTGTTCTAATTGATTAACAACaatgaaagttgaaattttgaaacatAGAGTAAAAGAAGCATGCATTGGGTTGACAATGTTTGATAATAATTGTGAAACATAGTTGTAAGTTTATATTTAGATGGGTGCTAGTAAGATAAAAACTTGTTTGTTAACTACCTAGTTTATTGTTCTGCAGATTTGAGAGTCTGAGActatttttagtgtttataaCTTAATTAGGTGTGGTGTTGCTGTTTAAGCAGAATTGTTGATGAAGAGATTATGTTGAACTCTCTAATTGATTCATGAGTCTTTCCAGTATCAGGTATCACTGGGACCCTTGATGTTTGCTTCGACATTTGtccttgtttgtgatcattatGACAAAGATGTAACAGATTTTAGGGTCCTTTGCTTGATTTCATGTAGGGCagtattttgatatgcttttgCTTGATAATATAAATGAGTTCAAactgatagtttgattttgaacaTTTCTCACTTCTAGCTGCTTTTTGTATTGAATTCAGACGTGTTGCCAATTATGGTGCAGTTTTTGcttgcttattttttatgttttaatatacTTCTAATTTGTTAAAGTTCAACATGTGTTTTCAGGCCAACTCCTCCTTCACAAGCTATAATGGCAGTGACTAATACATTtgacttaactatatatataacaatatattgTTATGGAAATTATCAAAGTTTTGTACATTTGACCTA
Coding sequences:
- the LOC121252300 gene encoding transcription factor MYB8-like; this translates as MRKPCSNKEGTNNKGAWSKQEDQKLIDYIRTHGEGSWSSLPKAAGLDRCGKSCRLRWINYLRPDIKHGNFGQDEEDLIIKLHALLGNRWSLIAGRLPGRTDNEVKNYWNSHIRRKLISMGIDPNNHRLNQQIINPPRPQPKCVKVVSVAATTSLVSSESTNYDHDSKPPPLKSIGNADHRVSDGSASSSVDQDEMPAANSLALNLDLTIAFRPSPVTQLVQEKRQSSISMSTKQVEREPVLVPTLLLF